From Vicugna pacos chromosome 6, VicPac4, whole genome shotgun sequence, a single genomic window includes:
- the DLGAP5 gene encoding disks large-associated protein 5 isoform X2, whose amino-acid sequence MSSSHFANRHRKDLSTDMIRTKIAHRKSLSQKENRHKEYERNRHFGLKDVNIPALEGRILFELDETSQELVPENASVKPRSTKTILGDQRKQMLQKYKEEKQLQKLKEQREKAKRGIFKVGLYRPDMPCFLLSKQNIMKAEPKKAVPSSVRITRSKVKDQMELTKIDNESDVRAIRAGQRQTEKKVLDKEKKAVQPVMPLVRMTRSATQAAKQMARTVSSTTARKPVTRATNGNEAERKAPNQGRSAKKIETKPDKVISFKADSEENTLDSQTSATNGMDPDGVLSKMENLPKTNTAKMKGKNSFAPKDFMFQPLDGLKTYQVTPMTPRSASAFLTPSYTWTPLNTEVDKTQATKEILAQKCKTHSAKTAHQDSSKLQCPLGSLTVWSKEHVLNKNETTNKNSNDLSIKEVPSLEINEVLISQPQHDVPYFRNILQSETEKLTSYCLEWDRKLELDIPDDAKDLIRTAVGQTRLLMKERFKQFEGLVDNCEYKQGEKETTCTDLDGFWDMVSFQIEDVNQKFNNLTKLEESGWQNDNNTSKKVFRKKVVSSITSKPKQDDGGRIAARNRLAAVKSALRERMKQEERAEAAASAMPREVDKVVFDAGFFRIESPVKSFSGLSSECLSQRLRTPNFVSKAMSESRPEMGLLRQTAPENPDPQSTKSEHVEKTLISNISENRNSIVEDAMSPGLQDLIEVNHDINKKNFEIDCVPSERMSLALLAGKVADDVNTNKKEEISDVVEGMELNSVIAQDVWMISPEKNIPSQNNISQEEETKISQSVLYDNKSLATECHLLDSPSLNCSNTFTQVEKRHQERTRHTSFGGNLITFSPLRPLSGEQPEEF is encoded by the exons ATGTCTTCATCACATTTTGCCAATCGACACAGAAAGGACTTAAGTACTGACATGATTAGAACTAAAATTGCTCATAGAAAATCACTGTctcagaaagaaaacagacataagGAATATGAACGAAATAGACACTTTGGTTTGAAAGATGTCAACATTCCAGCCTTGGAAGGTAGaattctttttgaattagatGAGACATCTCAAGAGCTTGTTCCAGAAAATGCCAGTGTCAAGCCAA GGTCAACAAAAACTATTCTAGGTGATCAACGAAAACAAATGCTccagaaatacaaagaagaaaagcaactTCAGAAATtgaaagagcagagagagaaagctaAACGAGGAATATTTAAAGTGGGTCTTTATAGACCTGATATGCCTTGTTTTCTTTTGTCAAAGCAGAATATTATGAAAGCTGAGCCAAAAAAG GCTGTTCCATCTTCTGTACGGATTACAAGATCAAAAGTCAAAGACCAAATGGAGCTGACTAAG ATTGATAATGAGAGTGATGTTCGAGCAATCCGAGCTGGTCAAAGACAAACCGAAAAGAAAGTGttggacaaagagaaaaaag ctGTACAGCCTGTAATGCCATTGGTGAGAATGACTAGATCAGCTACTCAGGCAGCAAAGCAGATGGCCAGAACAGTCTCATCTACTACAGCGAGAAAGCCAGTGACAAGAGCTACTAATG GTAATGAAGCAGAAAGAAAGGCACCAAATCAAGGAAGATCTGCCAAAAAGATAGAAACAAAACCTGACAAG GTCATTTCTTTTAAAGCTGATAGTGAAGAAAATACTTTGGATTCACAAACCAGTGCAACAAATGGAATGGATCCAGATGGTGTCTTATCAAAAATGGAAAACTTACCTAAGACAAATACtgcaaaaatgaaaggaaaaaattccTTTGCACCTAAAGATTTTATGTTTCAGCCACTAGATGGTCTGAAGACCTATCAAGTAACACCTATGACCCCCAGAAGTGCCAGTGCTTTTTTGACACCCAGTTATACCTGGACCCCTTTAAACACTGAAGT TGATAAGActcaagcaacaaaagaaatccTTGCACAGAAATGTAAAACTCACTCTGCCAAGACAGCACATCAAGATTCAAGTAAATTACAGTGTCCTTTGGGTTCTCTAACAGTTTGGAGTAAAG AACATGtcttaaacaaaaatgaaactacTAACAAAAATTCAAATGATCTTTCAATAAAAGAAGTCCCATCACTTGAAATAAATGAAGTTCTGATATCTCAGCCACAACATGATGTACCATATTTCAG aaatattctcCAGTCAGAAACTGAGAAGCTAACTTCATACTGCCTTGAATGGGATAGGAAGCTTGAATTGGACATTCCAGATGATG CTAAAGATCTTATTCGCACAGCAGTTGGTCAAACAAGACTCCTTATGAAAGAAAGGTTCAAACAGTTTGAAGGACTGGTGGATAATTGTGAATATAAGCAAGGTGAAAAGGAGACTACCTGTACAGATCTGGATGGATTTTGGGATATGGTTAGTTTTCAG ATAGAAGACGTAAACCAAAAATTCAACAATCTGACCAAACTTGAGGAATCTGGATGGCAAAACGATAACAATACAAGCAAAAAAGTTTTTCGG AAAAAAGTTGTCTCGAGTATAACAAGTAAACCTAAACAGGACGATGGTGGCAGAATTGCAGCTAGAAATCGCCTCGCTGCTGTAAAAAGTGCactgagagagagaatgaagcaGGAAGAACGTGCTGAGGCAGCGGCCTCTGCCATGCCAAGGGAGGTGGATAAAGTAGTGTTTGATGCTGGGTTTTTCAGAATTGAGAGTCCTGTTAAGTCATTCTCAG GGCTTTCTTCTGAATGTCTTTCTCAAAGACTTAGAACACCTAATTTTGTCAGCAAAGCTATGTCTGAGAGCAGGCCTGAGATGGGCCTTCTAAGACAAACTGCACCAGAGAATCCTGATCCTCAGAGTACCAAAAGTGAACATGTTGAAAAGACtttgatttcaaatatttctgaaaacag gaaCAGCATAGTAGAAGATGCTATGAGTCCTGGATTACAAGATTTAATTGAAGTAAACCAT gatataaataagaaaaacttTGAGATAGATTGTGTACCCAGTGAAAGAATGAGTTTGGCTCTTCTTGCTGGGAAAGTGGCAGATGATGTTAATActaacaaaaaggaagaaatttcagATGTTGTAGAAGGAATGGAACTCAATTCAGTTATAGCACAGGATGTTTGGATGATTAGCCCTGAAAAAAATATACCATCACAAAATAACATCtcacaggaagaagaaacaaaaatttctCAGTCAG tactGTATGATAATAAAAGTCTTGCTACTGAATGccatcttcttgattca CCAAGCCTAAACTGCAGTAATACATTCACTCAGGTGGAGAAGAGACATCAAGAACGTACCAGACATACTTCCTTTGGTGGTAACTTGATTACCTTTTCACCTCTAAGGCCCCTCAGTGGAGAACAACCAgaagaattttga
- the DLGAP5 gene encoding disks large-associated protein 5 isoform X1: protein MMSSSHFANRHRKDLSTDMIRTKIAHRKSLSQKENRHKEYERNRHFGLKDVNIPALEGRILFELDETSQELVPENASVKPRSTKTILGDQRKQMLQKYKEEKQLQKLKEQREKAKRGIFKVGLYRPDMPCFLLSKQNIMKAEPKKAVPSSVRITRSKVKDQMELTKIDNESDVRAIRAGQRQTEKKVLDKEKKAVQPVMPLVRMTRSATQAAKQMARTVSSTTARKPVTRATNGNEAERKAPNQGRSAKKIETKPDKVISFKADSEENTLDSQTSATNGMDPDGVLSKMENLPKTNTAKMKGKNSFAPKDFMFQPLDGLKTYQVTPMTPRSASAFLTPSYTWTPLNTEVDKTQATKEILAQKCKTHSAKTAHQDSSKLQCPLGSLTVWSKEHVLNKNETTNKNSNDLSIKEVPSLEINEVLISQPQHDVPYFRNILQSETEKLTSYCLEWDRKLELDIPDDAKDLIRTAVGQTRLLMKERFKQFEGLVDNCEYKQGEKETTCTDLDGFWDMVSFQIEDVNQKFNNLTKLEESGWQNDNNTSKKVFRKKVVSSITSKPKQDDGGRIAARNRLAAVKSALRERMKQEERAEAAASAMPREVDKVVFDAGFFRIESPVKSFSGLSSECLSQRLRTPNFVSKAMSESRPEMGLLRQTAPENPDPQSTKSEHVEKTLISNISENRNSIVEDAMSPGLQDLIEVNHDINKKNFEIDCVPSERMSLALLAGKVADDVNTNKKEEISDVVEGMELNSVIAQDVWMISPEKNIPSQNNISQEEETKISQSVLYDNKSLATECHLLDSPSLNCSNTFTQVEKRHQERTRHTSFGGNLITFSPLRPLSGEQPEEF, encoded by the exons AT GATGTCTTCATCACATTTTGCCAATCGACACAGAAAGGACTTAAGTACTGACATGATTAGAACTAAAATTGCTCATAGAAAATCACTGTctcagaaagaaaacagacataagGAATATGAACGAAATAGACACTTTGGTTTGAAAGATGTCAACATTCCAGCCTTGGAAGGTAGaattctttttgaattagatGAGACATCTCAAGAGCTTGTTCCAGAAAATGCCAGTGTCAAGCCAA GGTCAACAAAAACTATTCTAGGTGATCAACGAAAACAAATGCTccagaaatacaaagaagaaaagcaactTCAGAAATtgaaagagcagagagagaaagctaAACGAGGAATATTTAAAGTGGGTCTTTATAGACCTGATATGCCTTGTTTTCTTTTGTCAAAGCAGAATATTATGAAAGCTGAGCCAAAAAAG GCTGTTCCATCTTCTGTACGGATTACAAGATCAAAAGTCAAAGACCAAATGGAGCTGACTAAG ATTGATAATGAGAGTGATGTTCGAGCAATCCGAGCTGGTCAAAGACAAACCGAAAAGAAAGTGttggacaaagagaaaaaag ctGTACAGCCTGTAATGCCATTGGTGAGAATGACTAGATCAGCTACTCAGGCAGCAAAGCAGATGGCCAGAACAGTCTCATCTACTACAGCGAGAAAGCCAGTGACAAGAGCTACTAATG GTAATGAAGCAGAAAGAAAGGCACCAAATCAAGGAAGATCTGCCAAAAAGATAGAAACAAAACCTGACAAG GTCATTTCTTTTAAAGCTGATAGTGAAGAAAATACTTTGGATTCACAAACCAGTGCAACAAATGGAATGGATCCAGATGGTGTCTTATCAAAAATGGAAAACTTACCTAAGACAAATACtgcaaaaatgaaaggaaaaaattccTTTGCACCTAAAGATTTTATGTTTCAGCCACTAGATGGTCTGAAGACCTATCAAGTAACACCTATGACCCCCAGAAGTGCCAGTGCTTTTTTGACACCCAGTTATACCTGGACCCCTTTAAACACTGAAGT TGATAAGActcaagcaacaaaagaaatccTTGCACAGAAATGTAAAACTCACTCTGCCAAGACAGCACATCAAGATTCAAGTAAATTACAGTGTCCTTTGGGTTCTCTAACAGTTTGGAGTAAAG AACATGtcttaaacaaaaatgaaactacTAACAAAAATTCAAATGATCTTTCAATAAAAGAAGTCCCATCACTTGAAATAAATGAAGTTCTGATATCTCAGCCACAACATGATGTACCATATTTCAG aaatattctcCAGTCAGAAACTGAGAAGCTAACTTCATACTGCCTTGAATGGGATAGGAAGCTTGAATTGGACATTCCAGATGATG CTAAAGATCTTATTCGCACAGCAGTTGGTCAAACAAGACTCCTTATGAAAGAAAGGTTCAAACAGTTTGAAGGACTGGTGGATAATTGTGAATATAAGCAAGGTGAAAAGGAGACTACCTGTACAGATCTGGATGGATTTTGGGATATGGTTAGTTTTCAG ATAGAAGACGTAAACCAAAAATTCAACAATCTGACCAAACTTGAGGAATCTGGATGGCAAAACGATAACAATACAAGCAAAAAAGTTTTTCGG AAAAAAGTTGTCTCGAGTATAACAAGTAAACCTAAACAGGACGATGGTGGCAGAATTGCAGCTAGAAATCGCCTCGCTGCTGTAAAAAGTGCactgagagagagaatgaagcaGGAAGAACGTGCTGAGGCAGCGGCCTCTGCCATGCCAAGGGAGGTGGATAAAGTAGTGTTTGATGCTGGGTTTTTCAGAATTGAGAGTCCTGTTAAGTCATTCTCAG GGCTTTCTTCTGAATGTCTTTCTCAAAGACTTAGAACACCTAATTTTGTCAGCAAAGCTATGTCTGAGAGCAGGCCTGAGATGGGCCTTCTAAGACAAACTGCACCAGAGAATCCTGATCCTCAGAGTACCAAAAGTGAACATGTTGAAAAGACtttgatttcaaatatttctgaaaacag gaaCAGCATAGTAGAAGATGCTATGAGTCCTGGATTACAAGATTTAATTGAAGTAAACCAT gatataaataagaaaaacttTGAGATAGATTGTGTACCCAGTGAAAGAATGAGTTTGGCTCTTCTTGCTGGGAAAGTGGCAGATGATGTTAATActaacaaaaaggaagaaatttcagATGTTGTAGAAGGAATGGAACTCAATTCAGTTATAGCACAGGATGTTTGGATGATTAGCCCTGAAAAAAATATACCATCACAAAATAACATCtcacaggaagaagaaacaaaaatttctCAGTCAG tactGTATGATAATAAAAGTCTTGCTACTGAATGccatcttcttgattca CCAAGCCTAAACTGCAGTAATACATTCACTCAGGTGGAGAAGAGACATCAAGAACGTACCAGACATACTTCCTTTGGTGGTAACTTGATTACCTTTTCACCTCTAAGGCCCCTCAGTGGAGAACAACCAgaagaattttga